The Bactrocera dorsalis isolate Fly_Bdor chromosome 3, ASM2337382v1, whole genome shotgun sequence genomic interval TgggtacgaagagcttgacgaGCTGGCCGACAGGACCGAAGGaataccggagcatactcttgtagaacccccagggGTGATCTAGTGACTTACGCTttgagcatactgaaattatggagggaagaCTTCTCCAACCTCCTGAACGGAAGTGAAACACCAGAAGAtagtgaacccgattccccaatcgatcgTCACACATGCGACTTCGCTCCCACGTCaccgttgacagtcataacttcgaagtcgtagataatttcgtctatcttggaaccagcattagcaccaacaacaatgtcagccgcGAAAATCAACGCAGAATAGCTCTTGGCAACAGGTCCTACTTCGGgatgagtaggcaattgaggcATGATGGACGGTAACAGCCGTATTATATTACTCGGAGCTGGATTTCAAACGACCCGTCAAACTTACCGATTTCTGcaatatcttcaaaactgaaaacacgattttttttctctcacTGCAGGTCGCTTGTTGGCCTAATAACTGGTCACAACCTACTGAAATCACATGGGAGCCGGGTGGGCGTAAGTAATGAAGATGCATGCAGAAAGTGCAGGGAAGTAGACTAGAGGATGACGCTGGAATACCTGAAATACCTCCTACGCTTTTATTCAGCATTATCTAGAACTCGTCTTAGATATCTAAGAGCTTGTCAGTTCAGGAGACTAAACGaagtattaaaattagttaTCAGACGTTCTTTATGACGAATATTTCACCACAAATCAAACTGAAACTCCATCTGACATTATTGAAGAGGTTTATGTATGACGTGACAACCGACCACTATAACCTCTTATAACTCTTATAGAAAGGGTCATTGTACTGGAACTAGACCCTGCGAACCTCGGATTGTAGGTGTAGAATCAGTTGTCGCCAACATGAAGATCTGACCAAATGGCTTTCTTGTACGGACTTTGCAAGTTTCATTAGTTAGGAGAAATTCTCACAGCCAATCGATATGAGTTTCCTTCTCTCATACTGCAGAACTCAGCTGACCAAATTTACTAAccgattttgcaaaaaaaaaactcagttcACTGTTTTCTATTGCCATTTCTAgcttatttactatttttgctTTATTCGTCACATGTTTTAGTTGTAAGTACTCCGACTGTatgttgaaatatttgaaaattttccacaaaaaaataacagaaaatattaaaaaccattCAACGGCAACCACAACTACGCTGTAACTCAAAGAGTTTCTTCAGCTGTTCATCTGTACCGAAAATACTACGCTTATTGCAGGCCAACAACAAATCAAGACGATCACAAATCAAAGCGTAAACACCTTCAGCACGATACAAATCTATTGTAGCGCAATCGTCCAATTGATTaccccacaaaaacacccacTTATTTTGACGTTCCGCCATCGCCATTGCATTTGGATGTTTACGCAGCAGGGAAGCATTGGTCGCAATACCATTCAAATCGAATGCTTTTGCTGTATTTATACCCGGCTGGACACAATGCGTACGTGGATCGGTGAATAGCAACGGTTCCGACTCGAGCAATAGCAAAACCGGATAGATATTTTGCTTATAACGCAGCATAATGCAAGTGTCGGCATCGAAGGATGAGAAGATGCAGACGCGTCCCCAACTCAACTGCTTCACCACATTGAGTATGATGTCCATATACTTATTTTTGTCCATATGCTGAGGACACTGCGAACCACCGGCGTGCAGTTCTTGCGGCCACTTAACTTCCATATTGAAACCGAGCATTTTGTTGGTTCGCTCGAAGAACTCTTGCAATGTCGGAAAGAGACGCTCATCGGCATCGCTTACCGTTTCCGGTGCCGGACAGACAATCAAACTATCACCGACCACTTTATATGTCTGCATGGCCTGCAATTCGGCGTAAGTCAAGCAGACAATCGGCACGCGAACAATATCATTCGCGCTGCTGGGTATTGTCGACGAGTTCGGACACATCATTACATAGAAATCATGATATATTATGGGTACTAAATCTTTGGTGAGCATCACATCGAACTCTACCATATCGGCGCCCGCCTCAAATGCGCGCTTCACCGAGCTGATTGTGTTCTCGAGTGGCGTTAGCGCTGCATTATGCTCCACAAAACTACGTCCCAGACCGCGATGTCCAATTAGCATGCCCTTCCAGTGGTCGGGCCAAAACTGTGTGAATGTGGTATTCAACTTCACTTGccaattcggtgtgggatttattatcaaatattgtatttccaATTTAGCCAGCTCCACAGCGGCCGTGTCGGGTGAGAGCAATGTCACATCTAATACGCCTTCGCTCTCCTCGAGCGCTTCGGGTGGCAAATAGCTTTGCGCTAAGAGACGCACACATTTGGTGGCGCCattgaatgcaaacaatttCAAGAGAAAACCAACATTTTTCCGATTCAACATATATATCTGATAGATTAGTGCTTTTGCATTGTATTCTATGCCAAAGTCTGGCTGGGCCTTCAGCTTACTGTAGCCATATTGCAAAGTGGTGTAGAAAATTTCTGCGCGTGCGGATGTTGCTATCGCATGTAGGTTTACCGCGTCTAGCGGTTCTATTTTCAACTGCATTACTTCGCCCGCCTCAACAAGCTGATCCTCCGCGTTACACTGCAACGCCTCGCCGAACAATTTGAACAACACAATGCTGCCGACGTTGAGCCATGCGCGCCGCAGTTTCGGTCTTTCCGGTGTTATGAAACCGAAACGATCAGCTGTTTGCGCGCTCGCTTCCGTTAAGCGTAATTCGCGTGCACGCTCGCCAACTTCCCAACGGCGCAGTTGTACGGTTTGTGTCTTCTCATCCAACACACCGATAAAGTAGCGATAGCGTATCCATTTATTCAACGGTACCATTATATTCGCAGTCCACACGTTGTAGTCGTCAGCGCTGCGTTCAAGTAGCGGCGCTGCTTGTATCGACCAGCTGCCTAGCGTTTTCTTATTGCCTATCACGCCGACCAGTTCGTGTTCGGCGATTCGTGCGCCAGCCATTTCGACGGTAAGTTGCAATTGTCCAACTGAACTTTCCGACATTCTCTACTCCAAACTGCTTTGGATAAACGAGTATCCGCTGTTGAGGTGGGAAaagtaagaatttttatttatttatttttttttttttggtttttctacaaaagttttatgtaaatatttttatttttttttaagtactcACTTGCCACGATTGACAGctgtttaaaaaagaaaatgttgacAAACAGTGTCCccttgttataaatatatatttaaggtTACCTAAGCTTGTTAAGactttcaaaaacttttaactCGGTTGTTCTTCTAAGGCTTCAAAAATAGTTTGGTTATCAAGGAGTAAAAGTCTGAAAATTATGACATTTCGGAATAGACCTTAACTTTCTCATACTTGACGTTGAAGAGTGTCTTTTCACCTAATGGACTACAACATTTTTCTAATTCTACTGTGAAAAGTTGGTTCAGGTCGGTCGAAAGAATTGAACCTGAACAACCTTTACAAATCGTCTAATTATATTAGGAAACTTTCCTAGAAGATCAgagttttcgaaccaaattttgttcaacgacgAGGCTGATTTCTGGTTCAATAGGTATGCAAACAAGCAAAAGAGCcccatttggaacgaagagcaatctGTAGAGATTCACgagtcatttcatccagaaaaacaatggtttggtgtgatttgtgggccggtggaatcatcggtccatagtacttcaaaaatgaaatgaaaatgttttcttgTGAGGGTATGTAAAGTCTAcagtctatgcagacaatcccgcttcgattcaggcctcggagcaaaacatcacgcgtgtcattcgtcaTTTACTAGTCgaacgagtaatcgaaaattggactctaCGGATGGACCATGTGGGACGTAGCCGCTGCTAACATTTgatagagataatcttcaaaaaataaatgctaaagaatgttcttttgaataataataaatatttcccattaaatttgaagtttctgtgttatTTCTTTAAGATCttaaaatggatcaccctttagctCGCAGAGTTATACCTTTTACATTATCCTCCCCATTATATTGTTCGATATCCCTCCAGTGAGTCTTGCCGTCAATTTCAAGTCTTATTTTGTCTTTGGACACCCTGAACTATCAAACTTATATCAGCCCAGAATATTTTCATACTATTTGACTAGATTTCAGCACCCCCGAGGACATTTGATTAACCACATTTCCATCTTACACtgtttttaacgaaaaaaaattaatgaaaaagtaTGTATGAGAGACCCTGTGACTATTCGGGTAAGACATCGAAGCACCTAGATATAAAAACGAAACCAATGAGGGCTGCATCGTATGTCGTAGATAATCTTGAAGTTCTCCGGAACAAAATTTCATGAACCATTGAACCATTCAATCGTTTCTTAGAATTCTCGTCCGTGCTTCAAGCTGCTGATAATGAAAAGTATTGAAACTTCCTTAACGATTCTTTAGAGTACTTTATAGAAGATGCATGGGGTAAAAACGCAGAATTATGTTTAAGTTGAGCTTTTGCTGAGCTTTtttgttgagtttttttttgagcttttttgATGAACTTTTTATACTGAAACTATTTGTTGAAAGCTTTATAACTAAGAACTTCTTTCAAAGGTTACAAAATTTTTGCAGCCGTAATAACTCAAAAGCATTCACCGTTAGTTTACCAAAGTTCACTACCAAAACGAAACCCTTCTCATCAGAAAGTTGAGCCGAAGCgcctaaatttattataattttctcaaaaagtgcaaaataaaacacaaaagatTTTCACACAAGAAAATAAGGAACATTCAAACCAAGTTTTACTTGTTGTACAACAAAAGACCTACAAACAAATTAACACTAGGCAAAAGAACTACAACAAATTCACATTACTAAGTATACTCTCGATAGTTGAGTTCACAGGTTTCTGCTGATTCGGCGAACATTGCAAACGGAAGAAATCGGGCAAATCAGCTTCGAGCTCGAAAGCGCTACGCTTATTCGCTGGCAACCATAAGTCCACACGATCATAAATCACACCAGTTGGAGCTTGCGCCTTGAACCATTCAATCGTTTCGGTATTCTTGAGCTCATCACCCCAAAGGAAGACCTTTTTACCCTGCCTTTTCGCTATTTTAATCCATTTTGGATCGTTCTTTATATGCACGGCATTTGGCACAATGCCAGCCAAGTCGAAAGCTTGCGCATTATTGATGGTGTCGTACAGTGTGTCCGCGCGTGGATCCGCATAAACGCCGAGTATGGTGGATGAGAGAAACATGACCGGATATATATTCTGTTTGTAACGCAACAGCGTGCAAATGTCGGCATCGAAACTTGAGAAGAAGCTCAGACGACCGCAACCGTGACGCAACATCACATCCAATATGCGGTCCACATAGGTATTCTTATCGATAGTTTGTACGCTTTCGAGCTCACCATTCACTGTCAGCTGCGGCCATTTGATTTCAATGTTGAAACCCACCGACTTATTCACTTTGGTGAGGAAATCTTCAAACAGCGGGAAGAGTCGTTGATCCTCTTGCTCCACATTATTGTGCGCCGGATATTCGATGATCTTATTGCCCACCACCTGATAggttttcaaattctttaaCTGCTCATAGGTGATATCTTTGATTAGTACTTCGGTGAGATCAGCTTTGCTGGTGGGCGTCTTGGGATCCATACAAACATAGATGTAGTAGTCATGGTAAATCACTGGCACCAAATCGCTAGTTAACATCACATCGAATTCGACCAAATCAGCGCCCAGCTCTGTGGAGGCCTTCATAGACGCCACCGTATTCTCAATTATTGCTGGCGCATTAGTTGCCTGCTTCAGACTCTTACCCAAACCACGATGTCCCACATCCAATGACGTCCAATTGCTGCGCCAGTAATCCACAAAAGAAGTATGAAAATCGACAGTCGAGTTCGGCAAGGGTTTAATTACCAAATACTGTACATCCAAACTGCCGATAGCATTTAGCCACACGGGCGATAAGAGATTGATAGTGAAACGGCCTTCGGTGCCTTTCAAAAACTCCGGATATATATACTGATAGCCTATCAAACGCACAAGCTCATTATCATTCTGTGTCGCGTACAGCTTCAACAGATACGCGACAGTATCCAACTGCGACACTGTCGTCTGAAATATCAATATATCGTTGGGCTTGTAGGGCACACCAAACTCCGGTTGCGTGCGCAAGTAACTGTCACCGTACACCATACGCACGTACTCTGTGTGCGCCTTCGCCGAGGGCAATATGGCGGACAAGCGACACGGCTCGACCGGCTGCAACTTGAAACGCAACTCCTCATTACCCGCACTCGTTTCATTCACTTGCAACGGATTGCGAAACAGCTTGAATTGTACAATATTGCCCGCATTTAGCCAACCGCGTTGCAGTTCACGCCGCTGCGGATCGATCCAACCGCATGTGTCGCTGCGATTGCCCGCCACAGTGCCCACTTGAAAGCTGCGCGCATTTATATGTGATTCCCAGCGGCGCACCTGCACTACACCCGTTGTATTGTCTATGGCCGCAATGAAGTAGCGATAATTGATGGTGGTGTTCACCGGCAGCGCTACGCCGGCCGTCCACACGCGATGATCCTGCGTGCGATTCAATAGGATCGCCTTGTCGGCGCGCCAAGCGCCCAACTGTTTGACATCGCCGACCATAGCGACGAGCTCATAGCTGGCCAGCGGTTGTTCGTTAAGCGAAACGCTAAAGTTATACGGTATCAGCGAGTTGCGCTTGAGCGGTATAAAGCGGCGCGCTGTGTAATACTTTTCGTAGTATGAAGAATCGCACTGCGCGGCGCGCGGTAGCCCAGCGAAAATGCTTAGCACAGCGCAGAGCGCGCAAAGTTTAGCGAGCGAAAACATAGTAGCGCGCTACAAAAACTGTACACTTTAATTTAAGcgtctatatttttttaaaaactttaagcgCGGCGCTCAGTTATTGTCCTTGACGCGGCGTTTTTCACTAGCGCTGGTGTTGCGCGCACACTATGCCTGCTGTCCACTTAATCGCGCTCTATCTGCGCGTTCACCGCGAATTTATTCATTTCTTTGAGTTTTAAATTTGTAAGTTTTCACCTGGGCGCTTATGCTTATCTTAGCCGCAGATTGGCTGTAGATTGTTTTATCAACTTCGCTGTACTTTACGGAAAGTATATGAGCGCTCAGTACTTCTATCGTTTAAGATTTATGAGCTATTTTGCTTTGCTACCAACAaacgttatttttataaaatcgcTAATAAAGGTTTATGACAACGTTTGTTGTTTAGTTCActattgcttttttaattttttattttttattttttatttatttttatttttgtttttattattttaaatatttcttgcaatatttttattattctcacTCGCTGTGGTTTCGCGACTTATTCGTTGTGCTCGTTTGACGTCGAAAAATGCACTGATCGCTATAAAGTTTCCCACAAACTATCATTTCAcctagcaataacaacaaaagcaacaatcgACACACAAATTGTACCGCGCTTATCAGCGTTGGATTTACTAAAACCTAATCGTTGGTAAATGAAACAAGTGAATAATTTTGCTGAGCGCTGTACTGCGCCATCAACCGTCGAAGGTTCGACCACCAAGACCACACATTTCCAAGTGAATTAGTAGCAATAAGCATGCGCACTGTACCCGCGCGCCCCAATCCCGACTTAATGACCTTTGTTGCGCTTACCGGCAAtgctaaaattcaaaattcaatgtCAATTGTACAACATACTGGGGCGGAAGCATGTGCATTAACCTGCTAACCCCAAATTCTAATATGACTTTTGTACAGTAGGGCAGGTGCGACCAAAAACTTTAAGTTTGAGTCCTTAATGTCAAGTCCCTTAACTGATTATCTTTGCTTGTTTGTATAGAATGCTACAACTAAGATGCATTCTTTGAACGATATCAAATTCACTGCTCAGCATTTCATCTAACCCTTCGACTGGTTACTATTTTTCGCAGCAAGTTAAAAAGTATTCGAAAAGTACAACTTTCACTgcagaaaatttttcgaaaataccgTACCAATATTCCTCTTGCTTTTATAGAAGTAACCCTTAGCTCACGAGCTTCATATTCTACTTTTCTGTTGATAAATTTGCAGCAACTTGTTGCGTAATTCAACTGCAACAGCCCTCTCAACCAAAAACTTCAACTCTGATTCCTAAATTTCGAATTGCTTGGCTGATCTTCGCCATTGTGTGCAGAATTTCATGACCAATCATCGAATACGATAACAAATTCACAGCTCAGCATTTCCTCTAACCTATAGACTGGTTACTATTTTAGCGCAGTAATGTTAAGCAAATTATGGAGTATTCGAAATGTCTAAATTCAAGGGCTTTTATAGAAGTGACCCATAGCTGTCAAACTATAGATTGCACTTTTTAATCGAGCCAATCAGCAAGATGGAGAAGTGTACTAtccataatttaaatatgctctgggtatcagtcactagatcacgtCGGGAtggggaaggacctctccgagccgtaaGGTACCAAACGTAGTTTCAAATAAGgcgaagcaaagcaaatgtgtCTGGTAATAAAGGAGGAGAAACCAACTTGGCTCGCACGCGacttggacaatgacaacaactgatgagtcggcgttctgcggaagatgtatggtccgttgcgcattggcaacggtgaataccgcaaacgatggaacgatgagctgtacgatatctacgacgacattgacgaagttcagtgaattaagagacagcggctacgctggctcggtcatgtcgttcgaattcatgaaaacacttcagctctggaagtattcgacgcagtacccgtcggtggaaacagagaaagaggaagatcCCCATTCTGTTgtaagaccagatggagaaggacttAGCTACTcttagaatctccaattggcgtcaaacagCAAAAAGGAACAGCACCACGAAATACTTTCAGTCTCACACAGaagaattttataattttcggaTTTCCATGTGCAATGCAACCCTGCATTGACTATTTTTACAGCTGACGGAGCGGCCACCATAGCGAAACGTTTGGTCGCGGTCTTACGCTTAGATTACCGACATTTTTGGAATTAATATGATATAATTTCTATACAAATTTGTGTACCGTAAACTCATAACGAAGTAGTTGTAGGCTTCAGCTATACAGATCAGATTAGCCCGAggcattttatgcaaattaattatgaaatacAGCAAATTACGGTATCTCTGATTACACGAAGCTATTATGCACAACAACAAGCCCTCGGCAATCGCTCCCCACTACCGCGCGCACCGACTAATTAAAGATTTATGAGTTCATAAACCCCAATAAACAGCGAACAGCTATCCAacgaaataattcaaataatcaTTCAATTATGTGTGGCAATTATGATGATCACGTGTGttcttgtaacgggtgatttttttgaggttaggattttcatgcattagtatttgacagatcacgtgggatttcagacatggtgtcaaagagaaagatgctcagtatgctttgacatttcatcatgaatagacttactaacgagcaacgcttgcaaatcattgaattttattaccaaaatcagtgttccgtaatccgcttttttatcgacaaattttgttcagcgatgaggctcatttctggttgaatggctacgtaaataagcaaaattgccgcatttggggtgaagagcaaccagaagccgttcaagaactgcccatgcatcccgaaaaatgcactgtttggtgtggtttgtacgctggttgaatcattggaccgtattttttcaaagatgctgttggacgcaacgttacggtgaatggcgatcgctatcgttcgatgctaacaaactttttgttgccaaaaatggaagaactgaacttggttgacatgtggtttcaacaagatggcgctacatgccacacagctcgcgattctatggccattttgagggaaaacttcggacaacaattcatctcaagaaatggacccgtaagttggccaccaagatcatgcgatttaacgcctttagactattttttgtggggctacgtcaagtctaaagtctacagaaataagccagcaactattccagctttggaagacaacatttccgaagaaattcgggctattccggccgaaatgctcgaaaaagttgcccaaaattggactttacgaatggaccacctaagacgcagccgcggtcaacatttaaatgaaattatcttcaaaaagtaaatgtcatgaaccaatctaacgtttcaaataaagaaccgatgagattttgcaaattttatgcgttttttttttttaaaaagttatcaagctcttaaaaaatcaccctttacaacaaAGCAAAGCGATAACACTGCTGGCGAGTCAGCATTCTTTGCACGTTTCCAAACGCTGCTCGTGTTGAACGGGTGATACATAGCTCGTGTTTATAGAAGTTTACGGCGAGGGATACGTGGTTGTGGCTGATTTTGGCATTTAGCAACAAGTAGCTGTGCTCACTGATTTTCCAAAACTACCCACAATTTCCGCTTTTGTGCAAATAAATTGCGCTATACACACCTGTACGAGCGTGAAGAACGTGAGCAGACAGAGATATGGCTGGTTGATTGGTATGGAACACAGTTTTGAGGGTGCAATctacagttatttttaatttttaaccgcattacacatacacatatacatatgtccgtAAATCATGTTTGATAACCGTGAAttaattgctttatttgctCTAAAaggtatttgttgtaatttgcactgttttctgttttttgcttTTCGATGACTGCCTCGGCATATACGATTTCATTAGCCAAGTTCGCTTCATCATTACTActcgtatttatttacatttgaatTTGATCATCTATAGAATCAATACTGACCATTATGTATCGTATTTGGCACAGGCCATGAAGTTGTTTCACAAAAAAAGGAACTTAGGTTGGATTAGGTCGTAGGGTTGCTACAAATTCGTTGGATCTCACTTGTATATTCGTCTTTTGTGTTACTCATAAACTCTTAAAAGTGGATCATCAGCTCCTTATATGTAATATGTAGATCGACATATTGTTTGAGCTTACCAAAAATCTATCAATGGCGTCCCAGCCACTTCGTTTAGTTCGCCAAAATAAGGTCTACAGAGCTATCTTAAACTCAGTCTGGCAAAAGTTAGACAATAGGGGAGAAATTACCAAGGCTTTGCTAAGAGCCAATAGTTCGGAAGACCTCTTA includes:
- the LOC109579590 gene encoding putative glycerophosphocholine phosphodiesterase GPCPD1 homolog 2 gives rise to the protein MSESSVGQLQLTVEMAGARIAEHELVGVIGNKKTLGSWSIQAAPLLERSADDYNVWTANIMVPLNKWIRYRYFIGVLDEKTQTVQLRRWEVGERARELRLTEASAQTADRFGFITPERPKLRRAWLNVGSIVLFKLFGEALQCNAEDQLVEAGEVMQLKIEPLDAVNLHAIATSARAEIFYTTLQYGYSKLKAQPDFGIEYNAKALIYQIYMLNRKNVGFLLKLFAFNGATKCVRLLAQSYLPPEALEESEGVLDVTLLSPDTAAVELAKLEIQYLIINPTPNWQVKLNTTFTQFWPDHWKGMLIGHRGLGRSFVEHNAALTPLENTISSVKRAFEAGADMVEFDVMLTKDLVPIIYHDFYVMMCPNSSTIPSSANDIVRVPIVCLTYAELQAMQTYKVVGDSLIVCPAPETVSDADERLFPTLQEFFERTNKMLGFNMEVKWPQELHAGGSQCPQHMDKNKYMDIILNVVKQLSWGRVCIFSSFDADTCIMLRYKQNIYPVLLLLESEPLLFTDPRTHCVQPGINTAKAFDLNGIATNASLLRKHPNAMAMAERQNKWVFLWGNQLDDCATIDLYRAEGVYALICDRLDLLLACNKRSIFGTDEQLKKLFELQRSCGCR
- the LOC105226910 gene encoding glycerophosphocholine phosphodiesterase GPCPD1, translating into MFSLAKLCALCAVLSIFAGLPRAAQCDSSYYEKYYTARRFIPLKRNSLIPYNFSVSLNEQPLASYELVAMVGDVKQLGAWRADKAILLNRTQDHRVWTAGVALPVNTTINYRYFIAAIDNTTGVVQVRRWESHINARSFQVGTVAGNRSDTCGWIDPQRRELQRGWLNAGNIVQFKLFRNPLQVNETSAGNEELRFKLQPVEPCRLSAILPSAKAHTEYVRMVYGDSYLRTQPEFGVPYKPNDILIFQTTVSQLDTVAYLLKLYATQNDNELVRLIGYQYIYPEFLKGTEGRFTINLLSPVWLNAIGSLDVQYLVIKPLPNSTVDFHTSFVDYWRSNWTSLDVGHRGLGKSLKQATNAPAIIENTVASMKASTELGADLVEFDVMLTSDLVPVIYHDYYIYVCMDPKTPTSKADLTEVLIKDITYEQLKNLKTYQVVGNKIIEYPAHNNVEQEDQRLFPLFEDFLTKVNKSVGFNIEIKWPQLTVNGELESVQTIDKNTYVDRILDVMLRHGCGRLSFFSSFDADICTLLRYKQNIYPVMFLSSTILGVYADPRADTLYDTINNAQAFDLAGIVPNAVHIKNDPKWIKIAKRQGKKVFLWGDELKNTETIEWFKAQAPTGVIYDRVDLWLPANKRSAFELEADLPDFFRLQCSPNQQKPVNSTIESILSNVNLL